From Kribbella amoyensis:
CGGGACGACGGTCCGTCAGGCGACGCTCACACCATGCGAAAGAACTGGCCGGCCTGGTCCGGATACGCCGCCGCCCTGTGGTCCCTCGTCTACGGCGTACTCGGCGTGTACTGGGCCGCGGGCGGCGCCGGATACCCGTTCGCCCGGGTGGACGACGACCGGGCGACCGCGTCCCTGATGGAGGGCGCGCCGGTGGGAATCGTGGCTCCCGCGCTGGCCGTACTCGGTCTGACCGGAGCCGTGGTCGCCGTGCTGATGACTCGCCGGGAAGCCCGCCACTGGGCCCCGACCGCGTTCGCCGCGGTCCTGGCGGTCGTCCTCGCCCTCCTGATCCCCGACTACACCCTGATCGCGATGATCGCGCTGTCCCCCGCGTTGGTCGTCTTCGCGTTCACCGGGATCCCCGGCGACCAGGGTGGCCTCGGCGACGTCCTGTACTGGCACCGGGTGAACCTGATCCTGATGTTCGTCGGCGGCCTGCTCTGGGCGGCGACCGCGATCGCGTACCACCGCAGGGCGCGCCGGGCCTGCCTCAGCTGCGGCCGGACCGACGCCGTGACCAGGACCTGGCAGACCCCGGAGTCCGCGGCTCGGTGGGGCCGATGGGCCGTCGTCGCGGCCGGCCTGGTCACGGTGCCGTACGAGCTCACCCGGGTCGCCTGGTACCTCGGCTGGCCGCTCGGCGTCACCGAGGAGTTCCACCGGATGATGGCCGACACGCCAGGGATGCTGGAGATCGGGCTGGGCCTGGCCGTACTGAGCGTCGGCGGGACCGTCCTGACTCACGGTCTCGTGCACCGCTGGGGCGAGGTGTACCCGCGCTGGCTGTGGTTCCGGGCGGGCCGGCCGGTGCCGCCGAGTCGCGCGATCGTGCCCGCGTCACTGGTGGCGATCGTGCTGGTTCCGGCCGGGCTGATGAACTTCCGGATCCCGTTCGAGCCGGAGAACTGGGGCATCGCCGTGCCCGGCATGTTCTGGGTCCTCTGGGCCGTCGCGCTCGG
This genomic window contains:
- a CDS encoding NYN domain-containing protein; protein product: MRKNWPAWSGYAAALWSLVYGVLGVYWAAGGAGYPFARVDDDRATASLMEGAPVGIVAPALAVLGLTGAVVAVLMTRREARHWAPTAFAAVLAVVLALLIPDYTLIAMIALSPALVVFAFTGIPGDQGGLGDVLYWHRVNLILMFVGGLLWAATAIAYHRRARRACLSCGRTDAVTRTWQTPESAARWGRWAVVAAGLVTVPYELTRVAWYLGWPLGVTEEFHRMMADTPGMLEIGLGLAVLSVGGTVLTHGLVHRWGEVYPRWLWFRAGRPVPPSRAIVPASLVAIVLVPAGLMNFRIPFEPENWGIAVPGMFWVLWAVALGVATYGYHLRRRTTCRRCGRGSISAEVRVPDQVPKRRSRWA